tctctctttttcacaGTCTGTGGACAGCCTGTGTTATCTCCACGTATTGTGGGAGGGGATGCAGCCCCCGAGGGCGCATGGCCATGGCAAGTCAGCTTTATGGAGGGCACCAAGCCTGTATGTGGAGGCTCCCTCATCAACGAGAAGTGGGTGGTGTCTGCAGCTCACTGCTTCACTAAGTGAGTATCCAATACCTGCATGTCGCTGGGGAGCCATTATGCAGCTTTGTCCCAGAGGCAGCTGTAAGGCCAGGCGAATGTTCTGCGCCTACCAGACAGATACTTGTTCCCTTTGTCTCAATAACACCAAAggtggtttttgttttcccccaaagtGGTGTGGGAAGGATCAGTTGTTACTTTCTGTTCCTCCCCTTTTCATTACTTCCTcagtgctttcatttcttttctggccATATATAATGGGCTAACACTAtttgtgatgttgttgtttttggttttacctgacctgtcaagggttgttgtttttggttttaccTGACCTGTCAAGGGTTAACTCCACGCtcaaggctggctggctgaacaTTCTATTAGGGAAGGAATGCTCGTgtttaaaagggaggaggagcCGTTTGTCAGTTAGTAGAGGGTTTTGGGGAACGGGAGCATGTGTGGttaatagaaaaagaagaaggtctTATAGTGAGGATAGGTTTAGGTAAAGGTTGGAAAAGATATAGACATTGAATGCTTGACAAAGGggaaataacaaaaaccaagcttgtacacatgaaaccatcaAGTATTCGTTATGACTAGAAGGAAATAAATATTCATTGTTTAAGTGCCAAGTAAAGAGTCATCTGtattattttccagcaaggtatcagcACTTGTTTAAGTGGAGACACCGCAAAGGACAAAACTTCCaacaagagaagaatggatagtttgtgtctttgagtctcactgagggggggggggtgaataggagcacaaacctaaagtgtcagagtgttgcctcagtggagaggtaatcttttgcagtgggggaagtTCAGGGAGAGTGAGCCCCTTTACTGTGGACAAAAGGCAAAGTCTCGTAAATAGTCCAAAAAGTGCAAATGATACCAGGCCGCGTTTGCTGGAAGAAAAAACTCATTCCTATCAAGCCCACGGGGTAGAAGGGTTTACAGCAAagcgaaagggagagagggaggttagttttacctcaggattccctagtagCTCTTTAAGTGATATAGAGGTTGAAGTGGAAAAGACGAAAGAAAAGGATTTCATCGCACCATACTCGTAACTATTTCCAGAGATCTTCTCAGAAGCTGAATCCTTCAGATTGCACATGGGGTGGGAGGGATAAGTTCTTTACAAGCCTATACCAAATCCTCATgtatggaaggagggagggaggtctttAGGAGACCAGTTGCAAAAACGATGGCACTTTTGAGAACCAAAAACCTGCTGTTCCATGAGGGGAACCATGGTGTCATGGTGGGCCCAACAATATTTTTCCTCTCCAGGCTATGTACCCAAGTGACTTAGGCAGCTGAATCTTCTGATAACACTGGCAGTGAGGCAGCTTCCTCCACCACACCTAAGGGAAGCAGGTTACTGGTAGCTTAAGGGTCTGAGGCAAGCTACATGCTGCACACAGCTGTGTCCACCCAACACCTGACAGACTCCGGAAGAACAGCTGCTGCCATTGCACCTTTTGCCCAAGGTGGCCACCTCCCTCTGCCCAATGATAGAGCCGTTCTTTCACAGTGTATATGCCACAAAGCCTATGACAGGGAATAGTGGAAAGCAGAGGTGAATGTTATGAACAGAGGCATCTTTAAAGATGTGCCATGGTCAACAAAGCATAGCCACTCAAAGGAAGCAGTCTTGCTTGCAGTCTCAGCAAGACAGGATCTGAGGTTGCGCAGAAACCAAAACCTCCCTGATTCACTTGCTTTTCACTCTTGTTTTCTCTCTTCCAGGGGTTTCGAACAGTATGAAGTCCTGCTGGGGGCCCATAAGCTCTCAAACCCCTCTTCCAACCTTGTGACAACTACTGTGCAACAGGTTATTTCTCACCCTGACTATAAGGAACATGATGGCTCTCCTGGGGATATCGCTTTAGCGGAGTTGAAGGACTCACTGCATTTCAACAACTACACCCTCCCAATCTGTCTGCCGGACTCTTCTGCACAGTTCTCCATGAACGCAACCTGCTGGGTCACAGGCTGGGGGCAGGTTAAAGACGGAGGTGAGGAAGAACGACAGGGCATGCTGTCAtgcagaccagccttccccaacatggtgccctctagatggtttggactacaattcccatcatccctagccagcatggccaatggacagggacaATGGGGGGGGTTGCAATCTAAAATATCTAGGGAGAACCCAGTTGAAGAAATCTGTTTTAAATTTTGAGGGCCAAACTAAATATTATGTTGTTCATGCTTGCTTAGAATGACTACTTTTTTTGGAGGGAAAGTATGCAACTGGGTTCGTGATCCACATTAGCAGGAAACGATTTCCAAACTAAATTACTGCTGAAAAACCAGCCTTTCGCAGCTGTTATGTTCCAACCCAAGTACTGTTTACGTCTAAAAAGCAGTAGAACAGGCTTCCCCAGTGCATGTTACCAGGGGCGGTGATTTGTCTGAGTGTCAAAGTATGGTGTGTTCTTCCACAATGTGCTCACTGCTAAAAGTATGAGTGTCCACACGAAGCGCCCagaactcagctacattggcaaagaaaaagtgcttttatgcattataacactgtgacaccagatggcgctgtggagtcctgtctttcgtCAATGTgatttccctttatgaagttTAGAATGTGTTTTCCTGAAACTATTTTTGgacgtgtctagatccagccccagAGACCCTCTATTCCATTTTCATTCAGCTGTCCAATTTTTGTCTTCTGCAGTGGCCTTGAACCCCCCACAAATACTTCAGGAACTGGAGGTCCCCCTCATTGACCGAGACACATGCAACTCTCTCTTCAACAGTGCCCCAGCGCCAGACCTGCCTGAGAATCCTGTCCTAAATGATATGATCTGCGCTGGTTACCCAGAAGGCGGGAAAGATGCCTGTCATGTAAGATCCTCATTATCCTACATGTCATAAAAACCATTGCCAATCTTGGGCCTAGTTTTATAACCAACTGTTCATAAATGTTGTAAGTTTACTCAGAGGGATGTTCTATCCCTGACTCTACAGTATCCTGAGGAAAGACAGGGAACTAAATACACTGTAAAAAGACGTGTGCCTACAGAACCCCAAGCCATGTCTTCCTGACCTGGACCTAGTCCATGGATCAGTCATACCCGTCAACTATCCCAGAcaccctga
The window above is part of the Zootoca vivipara chromosome 13, rZooViv1.1, whole genome shotgun sequence genome. Proteins encoded here:
- the LOC118094911 gene encoding prostasin-like; this translates as MAVVPSSLLLGLLQLIVLKDAASSEAVCGQPVLSPRIVGGDAAPEGAWPWQVSFMEGTKPVCGGSLINEKWVVSAAHCFTKGFEQYEVLLGAHKLSNPSSNLVTTTVQQVISHPDYKEHDGSPGDIALAELKDSLHFNNYTLPICLPDSSAQFSMNATCWVTGWGQVKDGVALNPPQILQELEVPLIDRDTCNSLFNSAPAPDLPENPVLNDMICAGYPEGGKDACHGDSGGPLVCRCEAGWTLAGVVSWGQGCAEPNHPGVYTLVPYYANWIADHVPNLNFVECNRAGWHSAPIMTLFLASLALALP